A window of Mucilaginibacter sp. PAMC 26640 contains these coding sequences:
- a CDS encoding SelT/selW/selH selenoprotein — translation MKPTVRIEYCPKCNWMMRAAYMAQELLTTFSDELYGITLQPSETSGRYTIYVNDREIFDRKKQGRFPEIKELKQLVRDVVNPEKSLGHSDKH, via the coding sequence ATGAAACCCACCGTACGAATTGAATATTGCCCAAAATGCAATTGGATGATGAGAGCCGCTTATATGGCGCAGGAATTACTTACTACTTTTAGCGATGAACTTTACGGCATAACATTGCAACCAAGCGAAACATCCGGCCGTTATACAATTTATGTAAATGACAGGGAGATATTCGATCGGAAAAAGCAGGGACGTTTCCCGGAAATTAAGGAACTAAAACAGCTGGTGAGAGACGTGGTCAATCCTGAAAAAAGCTTGGGCCATTCAGATAAACACTAA
- a CDS encoding Rrf2 family transcriptional regulator, whose product MLSKKTKYAIKALVVMGKNMDKPPMQISKIAELEKIPKKFLEQILLDLRNAGFLYSKKGAGGGYSLNKDPKDIYLVNIMRITDGPIAMVPCASLNFYHKCDECHQEHTCGIRDVFIEVRDATLKILSETSVADIIGRETTLINL is encoded by the coding sequence ATGTTATCGAAAAAAACTAAATACGCAATAAAGGCGCTGGTTGTCATGGGCAAAAATATGGATAAACCCCCCATGCAGATCTCAAAAATTGCCGAGCTGGAAAAAATCCCCAAGAAGTTTCTGGAACAGATCCTTTTAGATTTGCGCAATGCAGGTTTTCTGTATAGCAAAAAAGGCGCGGGCGGTGGCTACAGCCTTAATAAAGATCCAAAGGATATTTATCTCGTCAACATTATGCGTATTACTGATGGGCCGATAGCGATGGTACCCTGTGCCAGCCTCAACTTTTACCACAAATGTGATGAATGCCACCAGGAACATACCTGCGGAATAAGGGACGTATTTATAGAAGTAAGGGATGCAACCTTAAAAATATTATCAGAAACCAGCGTGGCCGATATTATAGGCCGGGAAACTACCTTAATCAATTTATAA